Proteins encoded together in one Acholeplasma hippikon window:
- the nagZ gene encoding beta-N-acetylhexosaminidase — MNKFELKNLSTKEKIGQLIMAGFHGTEVNDDVRMLIRDYKVGNIILFARNIVSPKQLFELNKELQKIAMEEIGIPLYISIDQEGGMVSRIQDGATFFPGAMTIAATNKLAYAYQVGDLMGKELINLGVNMDLAPILDINNNPRNPVIGVRSYADTPELVSLYANATIKGLQNSIVATAKHFPGHGDTTVDSHLGLPTVTKTRSELEKFEFKPFRSAINEGVQAIMSAHINFTDLTEGVPATLSKKVLTDLLRGEMGFDGLIVTDALEMKAIDTHYGAVEASLMTLNAGANLLCICHDLPYQTGAADRIEKALATGELTMETLDERVERILRYKKMLKPIDFNVTYEDVKALVENDETKALAAKICEEAVTLIKGEPIKLSNNALLVTTLPKATTIADDTDGGSTLTRKVKKEIPFLDILEIAVSPTDAEMEEVIEKAKGYDQVIYTTYNGNVYQSQINLVDKLATLNKDLHILALRNPYDLYYTKAIKNYVAFYEYTPNSNDAVIKYLKGELIPTGKAPIKYE, encoded by the coding sequence ATGAATAAATTTGAACTCAAGAATTTATCAACAAAAGAAAAAATTGGCCAACTTATTATGGCTGGTTTCCATGGCACAGAAGTTAATGATGATGTGCGCATGTTAATTAGAGATTATAAAGTAGGTAACATTATTCTATTTGCTAGAAATATTGTTTCACCTAAACAACTATTTGAATTAAACAAAGAACTGCAAAAGATTGCAATGGAAGAAATTGGAATTCCTTTATATATTTCAATTGACCAAGAAGGTGGAATGGTTTCACGAATTCAAGATGGTGCAACATTCTTCCCTGGGGCAATGACAATTGCAGCAACTAACAAATTAGCATATGCGTATCAAGTTGGAGATTTAATGGGTAAAGAATTAATTAACCTTGGGGTTAATATGGATCTTGCTCCCATCTTAGATATTAACAATAATCCAAGAAATCCAGTCATTGGGGTTAGAAGTTATGCAGATACACCTGAATTAGTATCTTTATATGCGAATGCAACTATTAAAGGATTACAAAACAGTATTGTAGCAACTGCTAAACACTTCCCGGGTCATGGCGATACAACAGTGGATTCTCACCTAGGGTTACCAACTGTTACAAAAACGCGTTCTGAGTTAGAAAAATTCGAGTTCAAACCATTCAGAAGTGCAATTAATGAAGGTGTCCAAGCCATCATGAGTGCACATATCAATTTCACAGATTTAACTGAAGGGGTTCCAGCGACATTATCTAAAAAAGTTTTAACAGATCTTCTAAGAGGAGAAATGGGCTTTGATGGATTAATCGTTACCGATGCATTAGAAATGAAAGCAATCGATACACATTATGGTGCAGTTGAAGCTTCATTAATGACATTAAATGCTGGTGCAAACCTCTTATGTATCTGTCATGATCTACCATATCAAACTGGCGCAGCAGATAGAATTGAAAAAGCCTTAGCGACTGGTGAATTAACAATGGAAACTCTTGATGAAAGAGTTGAAAGAATCTTACGTTATAAAAAAATGTTAAAACCAATTGACTTTAATGTAACGTATGAAGATGTGAAAGCATTAGTTGAAAATGATGAAACAAAAGCACTAGCTGCAAAAATTTGTGAAGAAGCTGTTACCTTAATTAAGGGTGAGCCAATCAAATTAAGCAACAATGCTTTATTAGTTACAACACTACCTAAAGCAACAACAATTGCTGATGACACTGATGGTGGGTCAACATTAACAAGAAAAGTTAAAAAAGAAATTCCTTTTTTAGATATTTTAGAAATTGCAGTATCTCCTACAGATGCTGAAATGGAAGAAGTAATAGAAAAAGCTAAAGGATATGACCAAGTGATTTATACAACTTATAACGGTAATGTTTATCAATCACAAATTAATTTAGTAGATAAATTAGCAACACTAAATAAAGATTTACATATCCTTGCACTACGTAATCCGTATGATTTATATTACACAAAAGCAATTAAAAATTATGTAGCATTCTACGAATACACTCCAAATTCAAACGATGCGGTCATCAAGTACTTAAAAGGTGAATTAATTCCAACTGGAAAGGCGCCGATTAAGTATGAGTAA
- a CDS encoding exo-beta-N-acetylmuramidase NamZ family protein has protein sequence MLKLGIDRIDSYIDLFKGKNVGLITNPTGVDSNLKLTSEILKEKVNLVSLYAPEHGIRGDQEAGAHIESYFDQKLQLTVHSLYGKNKKPSSEILEGVDILCYDMQDVGLRFYTYIYTMAYAMIAAKENNIKFVVFDRPNPLGRDVEGNLLDLNYRSFVGYYSIPQRYGLTVGELAMLFNEAFEINCDLVVIPMENYDPKADYKTYNLPWLSPSPNLPTIDSAFVYAATCYYEGTNVSEGRGTTRPFQLIGAPFIDADDLCEKVRALNLDGIKVRPIHFTPSFSKHQGQTCHGIEIFLTDKTKFSPVRSGYQIFNIIRTYEGFEFLKPFKEGANPMINLLTGGEDVKNGTPLDEIFKQFEKDENTFRELKKRYHLYE, from the coding sequence ATGCTTAAATTAGGAATTGATCGTATTGATTCATACATAGATTTATTTAAAGGAAAAAATGTTGGATTGATTACTAACCCAACAGGTGTTGATAGCAATTTAAAATTAACATCTGAAATCCTAAAAGAAAAAGTTAATTTAGTTAGTTTATACGCACCTGAACATGGTATTCGTGGAGACCAAGAAGCAGGGGCACATATTGAAAGTTATTTTGATCAAAAATTACAATTAACTGTGCACTCTTTATATGGTAAAAATAAAAAGCCATCTTCTGAAATACTTGAAGGTGTAGATATTTTATGTTATGACATGCAAGATGTAGGTTTAAGATTTTATACCTACATCTACACCATGGCATATGCGATGATTGCAGCAAAAGAAAATAACATTAAGTTTGTTGTCTTTGATCGACCTAATCCATTGGGACGTGATGTTGAAGGTAACTTACTTGATTTAAATTACCGCTCATTTGTTGGATATTATAGTATCCCACAACGTTATGGATTAACTGTTGGCGAGTTAGCGATGTTATTTAACGAAGCTTTTGAAATCAATTGTGATTTAGTCGTTATTCCTATGGAAAATTATGATCCAAAAGCAGATTATAAAACATATAACTTACCATGGTTAAGTCCATCACCAAATCTTCCGACAATAGACAGTGCTTTTGTCTATGCGGCTACTTGTTACTATGAAGGAACAAACGTATCTGAAGGTCGCGGTACAACAAGACCATTCCAATTAATCGGTGCGCCATTTATTGATGCGGATGACCTATGTGAAAAGGTTCGTGCTTTAAACCTAGACGGTATTAAAGTAAGACCTATTCATTTCACACCAAGTTTTTCTAAACATCAAGGACAAACTTGTCATGGTATCGAAATCTTCTTAACTGACAAAACTAAATTTAGTCCAGTAAGAAGTGGTTATCAAATTTTTAATATTATCAGAACTTACGAAGGTTTCGAATTCTTAAAGCCATTTAAAGAAGGAGCTAATCCAATGATTAACCTCTTAACTGGTGGCGAAGATGTAAAAAATGGAACACCTCTTGATGAAATATTTAAACAATTTGAAAAAGATGAAAATACTTTTAGAGAACTGAAGAAGAGGTATCATTTATATGAATAA
- the murQ gene encoding N-acetylmuramic acid 6-phosphate etherase, with the protein MVDIKKISTEQRNNLTKNMDISSTLEILKMINNEDKKVPLAIEAVLPEIAELVDAVAETLANGGRLFYIGAGTSGRLGVLDASECVPTFGVPSDMVIGIIAGTDKALRLPVEGAEDDMEAAIKDLQAYNLSSKDFVVGIAASGRTPYVVSGCRYARSIGAKTAGVTTSYKTELSANVDYPIEAVTGPEPLTGSTRMKSGTAQKLILNMISTTAMVKLGKVYENLMIDVQMSNKKLESRAVSIVKEVTGVTDDVAQANLQKYGSVKQSIFAIISKIESIDEINRILDMHHGNIREAIKYTLKAEE; encoded by the coding sequence ATGGTAGATATCAAAAAAATTAGTACAGAACAACGTAATAATCTGACTAAAAACATGGATATCAGTTCAACTTTAGAAATCTTAAAAATGATCAACAACGAGGATAAAAAAGTTCCTCTAGCGATTGAAGCTGTATTACCTGAAATTGCTGAACTTGTTGATGCAGTTGCAGAAACATTAGCAAATGGTGGTCGTTTATTCTATATCGGAGCTGGTACTTCAGGTAGATTAGGTGTCTTAGATGCAAGTGAATGTGTGCCAACATTTGGTGTGCCTAGTGATATGGTTATTGGAATCATTGCAGGTACAGATAAAGCATTAAGATTACCTGTTGAAGGTGCTGAAGATGATATGGAAGCTGCAATCAAAGATTTACAAGCATATAACCTATCATCAAAAGACTTTGTTGTGGGAATCGCAGCAAGTGGACGCACACCTTATGTCGTTTCAGGTTGTCGTTATGCCCGTTCAATCGGTGCAAAGACTGCCGGTGTAACAACAAGTTATAAAACTGAGTTATCAGCAAATGTAGATTATCCAATTGAAGCTGTTACAGGACCTGAACCTTTAACTGGTTCTACAAGAATGAAATCAGGTACTGCTCAAAAATTAATCTTAAACATGATTTCAACAACAGCAATGGTTAAGTTAGGTAAAGTATATGAGAACTTAATGATTGATGTACAAATGAGTAATAAGAAATTAGAGTCTCGTGCTGTTTCTATTGTTAAAGAGGTAACTGGTGTAACGGATGATGTTGCACAAGCAAATCTTCAAAAATATGGTTCAGTTAAGCAATCAATTTTCGCAATTATCTCAAAAATTGAAAGTATTGATGAAATTAATAGAATTTTAGATATGCATCATGGTAATATAAGAGAAGCGATTAAATATACATTAAAAGCAGAGGAATAA
- a CDS encoding DUF624 domain-containing protein, translated as MKNVESKLHQKLNTFADWVIRITLINILMVICSLPILTIYPAFVAGYKLFNDYANKNEKPIIKTFFKYFIEDFSIKMQLGLMLALAIGVAIFNLTIYADIAALDPSPINTIGTYVMIIMVATVVFVLIYTLPLMITYPKTNLWLMMKFAFFLSGKYIFRTVLAVLIALIPVALMLTPITMLLFIFVGLSTPVVLYALLFKPVVKFIEELDRENA; from the coding sequence ATGAAAAACGTTGAATCTAAATTACACCAAAAATTAAATACATTTGCTGACTGGGTAATTAGAATCACATTAATCAATATTTTAATGGTGATTTGTTCATTACCAATTCTTACAATTTATCCAGCATTCGTTGCAGGTTATAAATTATTTAACGATTATGCAAATAAAAACGAAAAACCAATTATTAAAACTTTTTTCAAATACTTTATTGAAGATTTCTCAATTAAAATGCAACTTGGCTTAATGTTAGCCTTAGCAATTGGAGTTGCAATCTTTAACTTAACAATTTATGCTGACATTGCAGCTTTAGACCCATCACCAATTAATACCATTGGTACTTATGTGATGATTATCATGGTTGCAACAGTTGTGTTTGTGTTAATTTATACATTACCTTTAATGATTACTTATCCAAAGACCAATCTTTGGTTAATGATGAAGTTTGCTTTCTTCTTAAGTGGCAAATACATCTTTAGAACTGTCTTAGCAGTCTTAATCGCATTAATTCCAGTTGCACTTATGCTGACTCCAATTACAATGTTATTATTCATCTTTGTTGGTTTATCAACACCAGTTGTACTTTATGCGTTATTATTTAAACCAGTTGTTAAATTCATAGAGGAATTGGATAGAGAAAATGCTTAA
- a CDS encoding BadF/BadG/BcrA/BcrD ATPase family protein, with translation MSNFVISIDGGGTKTLGVLYNLNGLETKRVVAPSSNFAVDAIQAKKVIQDVIYQLIKVEHAPVMHIGVAGYSMIKDIKALEEELSNQFHSKVNIHPDAHLGLYSVYQENLPLIYVVGGTGSIIYTLNNDKINRYGGYGHLFGDEGSAYSVVMSLFKDILETMDLNKSLNKFQQHILKTIGATDRTSLIGYIYRSKKQEIASLAQVLSMHSSSSYAKKILKNEAKKITSNILTVYKKSGINSKFMLALRGGFIEKAYGVKEQIIEILKKKNLDFIVEVDVKEAVYGGYMMALISDRKES, from the coding sequence ATGAGTAATTTTGTAATTAGTATTGATGGCGGGGGAACAAAAACTTTAGGAGTTTTATATAATCTAAATGGCTTAGAAACAAAAAGAGTGGTTGCACCGAGCTCAAACTTTGCGGTTGATGCAATCCAAGCAAAAAAAGTCATTCAAGATGTTATCTACCAACTGATTAAAGTCGAACATGCACCCGTAATGCATATTGGTGTTGCTGGATATAGTATGATTAAGGATATAAAAGCTTTAGAAGAAGAATTATCAAATCAATTCCATTCAAAGGTTAATATCCATCCAGATGCACATTTAGGTTTATATTCTGTTTACCAAGAAAACCTACCACTTATTTATGTGGTAGGTGGTACTGGTAGCATCATCTATACTTTAAATAACGACAAGATCAATCGTTATGGAGGTTATGGACATTTATTTGGTGATGAAGGCTCCGCATATAGCGTTGTGATGTCATTATTTAAAGACATTTTAGAAACAATGGATTTAAATAAATCACTAAATAAATTTCAACAACATATACTTAAGACAATTGGAGCAACAGATCGTACAAGTTTAATTGGTTATATTTATCGATCAAAGAAACAAGAAATTGCGAGTCTGGCACAAGTTTTAAGTATGCATAGCAGTTCTAGTTATGCTAAGAAAATTCTAAAAAATGAAGCAAAGAAAATTACTTCAAATATACTTACTGTATATAAAAAATCAGGAATCAATTCAAAATTCATGTTAGCTTTACGTGGTGGGTTTATTGAAAAAGCTTATGGCGTTAAAGAACAAATTATTGAAATATTAAAGAAAAAGAACTTGGACTTTATCGTCGAAGTGGATGTTAAAGAGGCCGTATATGGCGGTTATATGATGGCTTTAATATCCGATAGAAAGGAATCATAA
- a CDS encoding GNAT family N-acetyltransferase: protein MADLLVGLYRKDYIEGKKASEDVKIVRALSPNSDAIIAFVEKNFSKGWASEVKAALYKPNPTCFVAFYEGKIVGFSAYDATAKGYFGPIGVDETLRGKNIGKALLFAALEGMYHDGYGYGIIGGVNENVAPFYQKTCGAIVINLEGNVYDRFVRGLY from the coding sequence ATGGCAGATTTATTAGTTGGACTTTATCGAAAAGATTATATCGAGGGTAAAAAAGCAAGTGAAGATGTTAAAATAGTTAGGGCGTTATCTCCAAACAGTGATGCGATCATTGCGTTTGTTGAAAAAAACTTCTCTAAAGGTTGGGCATCTGAAGTTAAAGCGGCTTTATACAAACCAAACCCAACATGTTTTGTTGCGTTTTACGAAGGGAAAATTGTGGGCTTCTCAGCATATGATGCAACAGCAAAAGGATACTTTGGACCAATTGGTGTTGATGAAACATTAAGAGGAAAAAATATTGGTAAAGCATTGCTATTCGCAGCCTTAGAAGGTATGTATCACGATGGTTACGGATACGGAATCATCGGTGGAGTAAATGAAAATGTTGCTCCATTCTATCAAAAGACATGTGGTGCAATCGTAATTAATCTTGAAGGTAATGTTTACGATAGATTTGTGAGAGGATTATATTAA
- a CDS encoding carbohydrate ABC transporter permease has translation MNVNISANLKEQKLVQTNEIKLRGDKVRRKRKFEAFLTAFFRTVFLAGLCFVILYPTIQQILLAFRAAADINDPSVIWIPKNWSVENFRYAAMVLDYWDALVNTIKLSSISMVLQVISTALAGYAFARLKSPLTKVLFIFVILTIVIPPQALSLAQYLYFREVKLIGKETSIYLMSVLGMGIRSGIFIYIFQSFFKGLPKELEESAQIDGAGVPRIFWNVMLPNARGAIITVALFAFVWQWNDVYFAKIFEVSTAQFPILTMRLLNASENIYAALSYAGALHLIGKDIWSNPMFLALVSNVAALLMMLPLLIMYLFVQKQFVESIERTGIVG, from the coding sequence ATGAACGTTAACATTAGTGCAAACTTAAAAGAACAAAAGTTGGTTCAAACAAATGAAATTAAATTAAGAGGCGATAAAGTTAGAAGAAAAAGAAAGTTTGAGGCATTCTTGACTGCATTCTTTAGAACTGTATTCCTTGCTGGTTTATGTTTCGTTATTTTATATCCAACAATTCAGCAAATCTTATTAGCATTCAGAGCAGCGGCAGATATTAATGACCCATCAGTTATTTGGATTCCAAAAAACTGGTCTGTGGAAAACTTTAGATACGCTGCCATGGTACTTGATTACTGGGATGCATTAGTAAATACAATCAAATTATCAAGTATCTCAATGGTCTTACAAGTTATATCAACAGCATTAGCTGGTTATGCATTTGCAAGATTAAAATCACCATTAACAAAGGTCTTATTTATCTTTGTTATCTTAACAATTGTAATCCCTCCACAAGCATTATCACTTGCACAATATCTATATTTCAGAGAAGTTAAATTAATTGGTAAAGAAACATCAATTTACTTAATGAGCGTGCTTGGTATGGGGATTCGTAGTGGTATCTTCATTTATATTTTCCAATCATTCTTTAAAGGTTTACCTAAAGAATTAGAAGAATCTGCACAAATCGATGGTGCTGGCGTACCAAGAATCTTCTGGAACGTTATGTTACCAAACGCTCGTGGTGCGATTATTACAGTTGCATTATTCGCATTTGTATGGCAATGGAATGATGTTTACTTCGCTAAGATTTTTGAAGTATCAACAGCACAATTCCCAATTCTAACAATGCGTTTATTAAATGCATCAGAAAATATTTATGCAGCATTATCTTATGCTGGTGCGTTACACTTAATCGGTAAAGATATTTGGTCAAACCCAATGTTCTTAGCGTTAGTTTCTAACGTTGCAGCATTATTAATGATGTTACCATTATTAATTATGTACTTATTCGTACAAAAACAATTCGTTGAATCTATTGAAAGAACAGGTATCGTCGGCTAA
- a CDS encoding carbohydrate ABC transporter permease codes for MQDTVKKEVNPTPKNKKQFTYEQQKFIWSLVFLLPWIAGLAILFILPFFNSLRYSFFELKPEVGFIRETWVGIENYIYALNIHTSGATSFKVELVNTLSDVAINLPVLLIFSLFIAVLLNMKFRGRAIVRAIFFIPVILNSAAVATALGGGDAITEILAQQGIGKIFDLEFYLLQSGFPQFAVGLVVGLISRIYDILALSGVPILLFLASIQSIPSHLYEAAKIEGATSYEMFWLITLPNVTPHILTVTIYALVDTFLTSPVSEIISDELNSQNWGLSSAMAWIYVICILGILMIIVLLFKALKIGDSHYER; via the coding sequence ATGCAAGATACAGTTAAAAAAGAAGTAAACCCAACTCCAAAAAATAAAAAACAATTCACATATGAACAACAAAAGTTCATATGGTCATTAGTGTTCTTATTACCATGGATCGCCGGTTTAGCAATTTTATTCATATTACCGTTTTTCAACTCACTACGTTATAGTTTCTTTGAATTAAAACCAGAAGTCGGATTTATTAGAGAAACTTGGGTAGGTATTGAAAACTATATTTATGCACTTAACATCCACACAAGTGGTGCTACATCATTCAAAGTTGAGTTAGTTAATACATTATCAGACGTTGCAATCAACTTACCTGTATTATTAATCTTCTCACTATTTATTGCAGTTTTACTTAACATGAAATTTAGAGGACGCGCGATCGTTCGTGCGATCTTCTTCATTCCAGTTATCCTAAACTCTGCTGCAGTAGCTACTGCTTTAGGTGGAGGAGATGCAATTACTGAAATTCTTGCTCAACAAGGTATTGGAAAAATCTTTGACTTGGAGTTCTATTTACTTCAATCAGGGTTCCCACAATTTGCTGTTGGTCTAGTTGTTGGTTTAATCAGCAGAATCTATGACATTTTAGCACTATCTGGGGTTCCAATCCTATTATTCTTAGCAAGTATTCAATCAATTCCAAGCCACTTATATGAAGCGGCTAAGATTGAAGGTGCAACATCATATGAAATGTTCTGGTTAATTACGTTACCTAACGTTACACCACACATTTTAACCGTTACAATTTATGCATTAGTTGATACATTCTTAACATCACCGGTTTCTGAAATTATTTCAGATGAATTAAACAGTCAAAACTGGGGATTAAGTAGTGCAATGGCATGGATTTATGTAATTTGTATTTTAGGTATCTTGATGATTATTGTCTTATTATTCAAGGCACTTAAGATTGGAGATAGCCATTATGAACGTTAA